The following proteins are encoded in a genomic region of Candidatus Binataceae bacterium:
- a CDS encoding substrate-binding domain-containing protein, giving the protein MNALLRAAVAAGAAASVVSGVAAAEGKFPVFLSMSYVGNGWQNEATNMISAMAKYYSDKVDLHIQVAGPVAQRQIQQINSMVQAGAKAIIIYPISPTALNAAIKNACDKGVVVFAYDSRVTEPCAYNVHPDQYKLAVTAADWVAEQMHHKGNVLFVTGVPGTTVDTDRNRGFRDVISKYPEMKIVGEVNGMWSLAVVEKVITEFMATHKWSDIDGIIGTGGGWTAWQQEQAAGIKKFTPYGTDGANATRVAMLPLGSIPDATPPYAPMGAPAISLESTPMSGALALKLALQVLVGKEVPKDTVIALQVATSENIKLCKEGTWKEMKDGCNVFDPKVINTDYVDNIFSPDTPEIGLKAAMFGEPEPKE; this is encoded by the coding sequence ATGAACGCCTTGCTGAGGGCCGCGGTTGCGGCGGGTGCTGCTGCAAGCGTCGTCTCCGGCGTCGCGGCGGCGGAAGGCAAATTCCCTGTCTTTCTGAGTATGAGCTATGTCGGCAACGGCTGGCAGAACGAAGCCACCAACATGATCTCGGCCATGGCGAAGTACTACAGCGACAAGGTCGACCTGCACATCCAGGTGGCGGGTCCCGTGGCGCAGCGGCAGATCCAGCAGATCAACTCCATGGTGCAGGCGGGCGCCAAGGCGATCATCATCTATCCGATCTCGCCGACGGCGCTCAACGCTGCGATCAAGAACGCCTGCGACAAAGGCGTCGTCGTCTTCGCCTATGATTCGCGCGTTACCGAACCCTGCGCCTACAATGTCCATCCCGATCAATACAAGCTCGCCGTCACCGCGGCCGATTGGGTCGCCGAGCAGATGCACCACAAGGGGAACGTGCTGTTCGTCACCGGCGTGCCCGGCACGACCGTCGATACGGACCGCAACCGCGGCTTCCGCGATGTGATCAGCAAATATCCCGAGATGAAGATCGTCGGCGAAGTGAACGGGATGTGGTCGCTCGCGGTCGTCGAGAAGGTTATCACCGAGTTCATGGCGACGCACAAATGGAGCGACATCGACGGCATCATCGGCACCGGCGGCGGCTGGACCGCCTGGCAGCAGGAGCAGGCGGCCGGAATCAAGAAGTTCACGCCCTACGGCACCGATGGCGCCAACGCCACGCGTGTGGCGATGCTGCCGTTGGGCTCGATCCCCGATGCGACACCACCTTACGCGCCAATGGGCGCGCCGGCGATCTCGCTCGAGAGCACGCCGATGTCCGGCGCGCTCGCCCTTAAGCTCGCGTTGCAGGTGCTCGTGGGCAAGGAGGTTCCGAAGGACACCGTGATAGCGCTCCAGGTGGCCACCTCTGAAAACATCAAACTATGCAAGGAGGGGACCTGGAAGGAGATGAAGGACGGCTGCAACGTCTTCGATCCCAAGGTCATCAATACCGACTATGTCGACAACATCTTCTCGCCCGATACACCGGAAATCGGCCTCAAGGCAGCGATGTTCGGCGAACCTGAACCGAAAGAATAG
- a CDS encoding sugar ABC transporter ATP-binding protein, producing MKPAEAAHALAIDGLSKRFGATLALDGASVTIGRGEVHALLGENGAGKSTLVRILSGLTRPDAGTISVFGQRARAAGPRGARALGIATAFQEVTLVPDLVVQDNLLLDVAPTRLGFVLDRRRARRWTEAALARLELGSVDPRREIRDCPLPLRQKLEIARAIAREPRILLLDEPTSAFSAQDVEWLERRIAELRARGATVLFITHRMPEVRRFCDRLTILRNGRQVGTFAVGEISHDEVVRLVIGRSLAATFPPVRPPQERCGAPALEVRQLTVRGRVEDVTFSLWPSEILGVAGLQGMGQSELFHALFGVVPADSGTIAVDGRAVVIASPRDAIDARIGISLVPEERKTEALALKLSGLENVSLPTLNRFARFGWLDLEAERRAVDRVLARVQVHPRALYRPCASFSGGNQQKISIAKWLLAESRVLLLFDPTRGVDVGAKHEIYLLMRQFADAGGAVLFYSTDVLEIANLCRRVITLYDRRINAELAGEAVREEEIMRFALGQGSASAPLERAV from the coding sequence GTGAAGCCGGCGGAAGCCGCCCATGCGCTCGCGATCGACGGATTGAGCAAGCGCTTCGGTGCCACTCTGGCGCTCGATGGCGCGTCGGTGACGATCGGGCGCGGCGAGGTCCATGCGCTCCTTGGTGAGAACGGCGCCGGGAAATCGACCCTCGTCCGGATCCTGAGTGGACTCACGCGTCCGGATGCGGGAACGATCTCTGTGTTCGGCCAGCGCGCCCGGGCAGCCGGTCCGCGCGGCGCGCGGGCGCTCGGGATCGCGACCGCCTTTCAGGAGGTCACCTTGGTTCCCGATCTCGTCGTGCAGGACAATCTTCTGCTCGACGTGGCGCCGACGCGACTCGGGTTCGTGCTCGACCGCCGCCGGGCGCGGCGCTGGACCGAAGCGGCGCTCGCGCGGCTCGAGCTCGGTTCGGTCGATCCGCGGCGCGAGATTCGCGACTGCCCGCTGCCGCTGCGCCAGAAACTCGAGATCGCCCGAGCCATCGCGCGCGAGCCGCGGATCCTGCTGCTCGACGAGCCGACCTCGGCGTTCTCGGCGCAGGACGTCGAATGGCTCGAACGGCGCATCGCCGAATTGAGGGCGCGCGGCGCTACCGTCCTCTTCATAACTCACCGCATGCCCGAGGTCCGCCGGTTCTGCGACCGCCTCACCATCTTGCGCAACGGCCGTCAGGTCGGGACCTTCGCGGTCGGCGAGATCAGCCATGACGAGGTGGTTCGGCTGGTGATCGGCCGATCGCTCGCCGCTACCTTCCCGCCGGTGCGGCCGCCGCAAGAGCGTTGCGGCGCCCCCGCGCTCGAGGTGCGGCAACTCACCGTGAGAGGTCGCGTCGAAGACGTTACATTCTCGCTCTGGCCCAGCGAAATCCTCGGTGTTGCCGGTCTTCAGGGGATGGGGCAGAGCGAGCTGTTCCATGCCCTGTTCGGCGTTGTTCCTGCCGACAGCGGCACCATCGCCGTCGATGGCCGGGCGGTCGTCATCGCCTCGCCGCGCGATGCCATCGATGCGCGCATCGGCATCAGCCTGGTGCCGGAGGAGCGCAAGACCGAGGCGCTGGCGCTTAAACTCTCCGGCCTCGAAAACGTCTCGCTGCCGACGCTCAATCGCTTCGCACGGTTCGGCTGGCTCGACTTGGAGGCTGAGCGCCGTGCCGTCGATCGCGTGCTCGCCCGCGTGCAGGTGCATCCGCGCGCGCTCTATCGGCCTTGCGCCAGTTTCAGCGGCGGTAATCAGCAGAAGATCTCGATCGCCAAATGGCTGCTGGCGGAAAGCCGGGTGTTGTTGCTGTTCGATCCGACACGCGGCGTCGATGTCGGCGCCAAGCACGAGATCTATCTCTTGATGCGCCAATTCGCCGATGCGGGCGGCGCGGTGCTGTTCTATTCGACGGACGTGCTGGAGATCGCTAACCTCTGCCGTCGCGTCATCACGCTCTATGATCGGCGGATCAATGCCGAGCTGGCGGGCGAGGCGGTGCGGGAGGAGGAGATCATGCGCTTCGCGCTGGGGCAAGGAAGCGCCTCGGCACCGCTCGAGCGGGCGGTATGA